A window of Rhododendron vialii isolate Sample 1 chromosome 11a, ASM3025357v1 contains these coding sequences:
- the LOC131306704 gene encoding beta-fructofuranosidase, insoluble isoenzyme CWINV3-like isoform X1: protein MKTSSVFVLGLYFFVLIGNGVEFGASTPIATDINPTVEEVQPYRTAYHFQPPKNWMNDPNGPMYFKGIYHFFYQYNPYGPHWANIVWAHSVSYDLINWIHLDHALNPTHPFDINGCWSGSTTILPGEIPAILYTGSDTENREVQNLARPKNLSDPFLIEWVKSAHNPIMTPVDGIHPNFFRDPTTAWQGPDERWRVIVGSQINGHGTAILYTSEDFINWTRSESPLHSSNRTGMWECPDFYPSSAKGEAGTNYVLKASFNHQDHYVMGNYDPETDIYVVETDFMDSALQLRYDYGKFFGSKTFLDSEKKRRVLWAWIDEMDSEFDRSVKGWTGLQSFPRTVSIGKSGKQLAQWPIEEIEKLRSEEVNIHDIELKGGSVLEVVDITASQADVEVSFVLPNFEEVEVIEQNLVDPQLLCSKNQASVKGLVGPFGLLVLASKDLTEQTAIFFRIFRSHSKYVVLMCSDQSRSSLRDEVAKTTYGAFVNVDPVSETISLRSLIDHSIVESFGGEGVACITARVYPKLAIDNETHLYAFNNGTQSVKISKLSAWSMKKAQFFSYRKEESLFSNYDEQQSKLLFGN, encoded by the exons ATGAAGACCTCTTCTGTTTTTGTTCTTGGGCTATACTTTTTTGTTCTCATTGGTAATGGAGTTGAGTTTGGGGCTTCCACTCCCATTGCCACAGATATTAATCCTACTGTGGAAGAAGTACAGCCCTACAGAACTGCCTACCACTTCCAACCCCCGAAGAACTGGATGAATG ATCCTAATG GACCAATGTATTTCAAAGGAATCTATCATTTTTTCTACCAGTACAACCCTTATGGACCACATTGGGCTAACATAGTATGGGCTCATTCAGTATCATATGATCTCATCAACTGGATTCATCTCGATCATGCTCTTAATCCAACACATCCTTTTGACATCAATGGTTGCTGGTCCGGTTCAACCACAATCCTTCCAGGGGAGATACCTGCCATTCTATACACCGGAAGCGACACTGAGAATCGCGAAGTCCAAAACTTAGCCAGGCCCAAAAATCTCTCCGATCCATTCCTAATAGAATGGGTAAAATCAGCCCATAATCCTATAATGACTCCGGTTGATGGCATTCATCCAAACTTCTTCAGGGACCCCACAACCGCATGGCAAGGGCCTGACGAAAGATGGCGGGTTATTGTTGGAAGCCAGATTAATGGCCATGGAACTGCAATTCTATACACTAGTGAAGATTTCATAAACTGGACTAGGAGTGAGAGTCCTCTTCATTCGTCAAATAGGACTGGGATGTGGGAATGTCCTGATTTTTACCCGTCTAGTGCAAAGGGGGAAGCTGGTACTAATTACGTGCTCAAGGCAAGTTTCAATCATCAGGATCACTATGTAATGGGAAACTATGATCCTGAAACAGACATATATGTGGTTGAAACAGATTTCATGGATAGTGCTTTGCAGTTGAGGTATGATTATGGGAAATTCTTTGGTTCAAAGACGTTTCTTGATAGTGAAAAAAAGAGGCGTGTATTATGGGCATGGATAGACGAGATGGATAGTGAATTCGATCGCTCTGTGAAGGGTTGGACTGGACTGCAG TCATTTCCAAGAACTGTTTCCATTGGTAAAAGTGGAAAGCAATTAGCACAGTGGCCAATTGAAGAAATTGAGAAACTACGTTCAGAAGAAGTTAACATTCATGATATAGAGCTCAAGGGTGGCTCGGTGCTTGAAGTTGTGGACATTACTGCTTCGCAG GCTGATGTGGAGGTCTCATTTGTGTTGCCAAATTTTGAAGAGGTCGAAGTTATTGAGCAAAATTTGGTTGATCCCCAACTGCTTTGTAGCAAAAACCAAGCATCTGTGAAAGGCCTTGTCGGGCCATTTGGTTTGCTGGTTTTGGCTTCAAAGGACTTGACAGAGCAAACTGCAATCTTCTTTCGAATATTCAGAAGTCACAGCAAATATGTTGTTCTGATGTGCAGTGATCAGAGCAG GTCTTCTTTGAGAGATGAGGTTGCGAAAACAACATATGGGGCTTTTGTAAATGTAGATCCTGTTAGTGAGACAATTTCGCTCAGAAGCTTG ATAGATCACTCCATTGTTGAGAGCTTTGGAGGAGAAGGGGTCGCATGCATCACTGCTAGAGTTTACCCAAAGTTGGCTATTGACAACGAAACTCACCTTTATGCATTTAACAATGGAACTCAGAGTGTGAAGATCTCAAAGCTTAGTGCTTGGAGTATGAAGAAAGCTCAATTCTTCTCGtacagaaaagaagaaagccTCTTTTCAAATTATGATGAACAACAAAGCAAATTACTATTTGGGAATTAA
- the LOC131306704 gene encoding beta-fructofuranosidase, insoluble isoenzyme CWINV3-like isoform X2: protein MKTSSVFVLGLYFFVLIGNGVEFGASTPIATDINPTVEEVQPYRTAYHFQPPKNWMNGPMYFKGIYHFFYQYNPYGPHWANIVWAHSVSYDLINWIHLDHALNPTHPFDINGCWSGSTTILPGEIPAILYTGSDTENREVQNLARPKNLSDPFLIEWVKSAHNPIMTPVDGIHPNFFRDPTTAWQGPDERWRVIVGSQINGHGTAILYTSEDFINWTRSESPLHSSNRTGMWECPDFYPSSAKGEAGTNYVLKASFNHQDHYVMGNYDPETDIYVVETDFMDSALQLRYDYGKFFGSKTFLDSEKKRRVLWAWIDEMDSEFDRSVKGWTGLQSFPRTVSIGKSGKQLAQWPIEEIEKLRSEEVNIHDIELKGGSVLEVVDITASQADVEVSFVLPNFEEVEVIEQNLVDPQLLCSKNQASVKGLVGPFGLLVLASKDLTEQTAIFFRIFRSHSKYVVLMCSDQSRSSLRDEVAKTTYGAFVNVDPVSETISLRSLIDHSIVESFGGEGVACITARVYPKLAIDNETHLYAFNNGTQSVKISKLSAWSMKKAQFFSYRKEESLFSNYDEQQSKLLFGN from the exons ATGAAGACCTCTTCTGTTTTTGTTCTTGGGCTATACTTTTTTGTTCTCATTGGTAATGGAGTTGAGTTTGGGGCTTCCACTCCCATTGCCACAGATATTAATCCTACTGTGGAAGAAGTACAGCCCTACAGAACTGCCTACCACTTCCAACCCCCGAAGAACTGGATGAATG GACCAATGTATTTCAAAGGAATCTATCATTTTTTCTACCAGTACAACCCTTATGGACCACATTGGGCTAACATAGTATGGGCTCATTCAGTATCATATGATCTCATCAACTGGATTCATCTCGATCATGCTCTTAATCCAACACATCCTTTTGACATCAATGGTTGCTGGTCCGGTTCAACCACAATCCTTCCAGGGGAGATACCTGCCATTCTATACACCGGAAGCGACACTGAGAATCGCGAAGTCCAAAACTTAGCCAGGCCCAAAAATCTCTCCGATCCATTCCTAATAGAATGGGTAAAATCAGCCCATAATCCTATAATGACTCCGGTTGATGGCATTCATCCAAACTTCTTCAGGGACCCCACAACCGCATGGCAAGGGCCTGACGAAAGATGGCGGGTTATTGTTGGAAGCCAGATTAATGGCCATGGAACTGCAATTCTATACACTAGTGAAGATTTCATAAACTGGACTAGGAGTGAGAGTCCTCTTCATTCGTCAAATAGGACTGGGATGTGGGAATGTCCTGATTTTTACCCGTCTAGTGCAAAGGGGGAAGCTGGTACTAATTACGTGCTCAAGGCAAGTTTCAATCATCAGGATCACTATGTAATGGGAAACTATGATCCTGAAACAGACATATATGTGGTTGAAACAGATTTCATGGATAGTGCTTTGCAGTTGAGGTATGATTATGGGAAATTCTTTGGTTCAAAGACGTTTCTTGATAGTGAAAAAAAGAGGCGTGTATTATGGGCATGGATAGACGAGATGGATAGTGAATTCGATCGCTCTGTGAAGGGTTGGACTGGACTGCAG TCATTTCCAAGAACTGTTTCCATTGGTAAAAGTGGAAAGCAATTAGCACAGTGGCCAATTGAAGAAATTGAGAAACTACGTTCAGAAGAAGTTAACATTCATGATATAGAGCTCAAGGGTGGCTCGGTGCTTGAAGTTGTGGACATTACTGCTTCGCAG GCTGATGTGGAGGTCTCATTTGTGTTGCCAAATTTTGAAGAGGTCGAAGTTATTGAGCAAAATTTGGTTGATCCCCAACTGCTTTGTAGCAAAAACCAAGCATCTGTGAAAGGCCTTGTCGGGCCATTTGGTTTGCTGGTTTTGGCTTCAAAGGACTTGACAGAGCAAACTGCAATCTTCTTTCGAATATTCAGAAGTCACAGCAAATATGTTGTTCTGATGTGCAGTGATCAGAGCAG GTCTTCTTTGAGAGATGAGGTTGCGAAAACAACATATGGGGCTTTTGTAAATGTAGATCCTGTTAGTGAGACAATTTCGCTCAGAAGCTTG ATAGATCACTCCATTGTTGAGAGCTTTGGAGGAGAAGGGGTCGCATGCATCACTGCTAGAGTTTACCCAAAGTTGGCTATTGACAACGAAACTCACCTTTATGCATTTAACAATGGAACTCAGAGTGTGAAGATCTCAAAGCTTAGTGCTTGGAGTATGAAGAAAGCTCAATTCTTCTCGtacagaaaagaagaaagccTCTTTTCAAATTATGATGAACAACAAAGCAAATTACTATTTGGGAATTAA